A genomic segment from Gemmatimonadota bacterium encodes:
- a CDS encoding type IIA DNA topoisomerase subunit B, with product TEGPSAAGSMVAARDVETQAIFGLKGVPLNVFGKTKAAIYKNEELYNLMTALGIEDSVENLRFNNVVIATDADYDGFHIRNLLMTFFLNYFEELVTSGHVYILETPIFRVRNSRETRYCYSEKERNQAVADLRNPEVTRFKGLGEISPGEFGQFIGEDMRLIKVGVRALAEVPTTLEFYMGKNTPDRRDYIVEHLI from the coding sequence ACCGAAGGTCCATCTGCTGCCGGGTCTATGGTTGCCGCCCGCGATGTGGAGACTCAGGCTATTTTCGGTCTGAAGGGCGTGCCTCTCAATGTATTTGGAAAAACAAAAGCCGCGATTTACAAGAATGAAGAACTCTACAATCTCATGACGGCTTTGGGCATTGAAGACAGCGTTGAGAATCTCCGTTTCAACAATGTGGTCATTGCCACTGATGCCGATTACGATGGTTTCCACATCCGCAATTTGCTGATGACTTTTTTCCTCAATTATTTCGAAGAACTCGTTACTTCTGGTCATGTCTATATTCTGGAGACGCCGATTTTTCGCGTGCGGAATAGCCGCGAAACGCGCTATTGTTATAGCGAGAAAGAACGCAATCAGGCTGTTGCCGATTTGCGAAATCCCGAGGTCACGCGCTTCAAGGGATTGGGAGAGATTTCACCCGGTGAATTTGGACAATTCATCGGAGAGGATATGCGCCTGATCAAGGTCGGCGTGCGCGCTCTTGCCGAGGTTCCAACTACCCTCGAATTTTACATGGGAAAGAATACGCCCGATCGCAGAGATTATATTGTGGAGCATTTGATTTAG